One window of Chamaesiphon minutus PCC 6605 genomic DNA carries:
- a CDS encoding DUF262 domain-containing protein, whose amino-acid sequence MTTRTLGQLLYALRKGDLLLPNFQRPFVWNPERWQSLLASILLEYPVGQALIGTEANSKMMSINRPLSIPEKTLKDVLASKANISSKDTEIVKSNQCLQKGDEYSCDYLLDGQQRLTALDLIFGNAYHFSEGSELNRSYRLRWFLNLNKLGLDNLEWLDIREIQHEEMCDVFVSVKYRRTDKKSPIYYSIPDGELADFCTVSALQRQFEMEEGIYLPLDQLYFENESSNSLELDPTRLLMELFDYRQETIIVSTKDGQALKRKFDAGEIEEIEYNQEREKLKKKFLIWKTRLEHLLGQIIKFPFPVLEVPSKDFNRLSGIFSVINMGSVALDTFDLLVAKTTTTDRSLRDVVKNECSQNFKEYNKNIEKYTLMLPDGARGKDVASNFWNIGKFLGEKSEEADQVNQGSKFPESISRSFAQAIVLHAQLNQALGDDWSTRSNILQGYTSYQNAARHIFQSENWGYSDKLILALSRDVVHKVQSQAVKQLLRAYFLMKSKLGVEKLSTVPYRPMDLVLSSVLTDSVWKKILKDPNGTIIKKIEWWYWGSIFGGAYQKAYSSVDKRILSDIPRLIAYISDPKIKWSDVSDLNDGISSNQYLTESSILGSEGKNRFEMICNVDGYSTKEALMSSPGSTMQTAILSFSIKNGLSDFKFRDKSGSNESERGERLHIGRGDLQIDHLYAVNLWYRFTGEKIDRNTDHPVNSPLNYAWISSKANRYWSDNPSFQKLEIESAIKGSQDSIDFLHEHFLSIESVECEYSNISIGSEDYQKENAPRILKSLLEKRFEKLRQSILAENPEK is encoded by the coding sequence ATGACAACCAGAACACTTGGGCAACTACTATATGCACTACGAAAAGGGGATCTTTTGTTGCCTAATTTTCAACGTCCATTTGTTTGGAATCCTGAGCGATGGCAATCATTGTTAGCCTCCATTTTGCTTGAGTATCCGGTTGGACAAGCTTTAATCGGGACAGAAGCCAACAGTAAGATGATGTCTATTAATAGACCACTATCTATTCCAGAAAAAACACTTAAAGATGTTCTAGCAAGCAAAGCCAATATATCATCTAAAGATACAGAAATTGTTAAATCTAACCAATGCTTACAAAAAGGGGATGAGTATAGCTGCGATTATTTGTTAGATGGACAACAAAGACTAACTGCACTAGATCTAATATTTGGAAATGCTTACCATTTTTCTGAAGGTAGTGAGCTAAACAGAAGCTACAGGCTGCGATGGTTCTTAAATCTTAATAAGCTTGGGTTAGATAATCTTGAGTGGCTAGATATTCGAGAAATACAACATGAAGAAATGTGCGACGTTTTTGTATCAGTTAAATACAGAAGAACTGATAAGAAAAGTCCAATATATTATAGTATTCCTGATGGCGAGCTGGCTGATTTTTGTACTGTAAGTGCTTTGCAAAGACAGTTCGAGATGGAAGAAGGAATATATCTACCATTAGATCAACTTTATTTTGAAAATGAAAGTAGTAATTCTCTAGAACTAGATCCAACAAGACTGTTGATGGAATTATTTGACTATCGTCAAGAGACGATTATCGTAAGTACTAAGGATGGGCAGGCATTAAAGAGAAAATTTGATGCAGGAGAAATTGAAGAAATTGAATATAATCAGGAGAGAGAAAAATTAAAGAAGAAATTCTTAATTTGGAAAACAAGATTGGAACATTTGCTGGGTCAGATTATTAAATTTCCCTTTCCAGTATTGGAGGTGCCGTCAAAAGATTTTAATCGTCTGTCAGGAATTTTTTCAGTAATCAACATGGGTAGTGTAGCATTAGATACATTCGACTTATTAGTTGCTAAAACTACAACTACAGATCGTAGTCTTAGAGATGTTGTTAAAAATGAATGTTCGCAAAATTTTAAAGAGTATAACAAAAATATAGAGAAGTATACTCTGATGTTACCAGATGGGGCTAGAGGCAAAGATGTAGCCTCTAACTTCTGGAATATAGGCAAATTTTTAGGTGAAAAAAGTGAAGAGGCAGATCAAGTCAACCAAGGTAGTAAGTTCCCTGAGTCTATATCTCGATCTTTTGCACAAGCCATTGTTCTACATGCACAGCTAAATCAGGCTCTTGGCGATGATTGGTCAACTCGTTCTAATATTTTACAAGGATATACTAGTTATCAGAATGCTGCTCGTCATATTTTTCAAAGCGAGAATTGGGGATATTCAGATAAATTAATACTTGCTCTAAGTAGAGATGTTGTTCATAAAGTTCAGTCTCAAGCAGTCAAGCAGTTACTCCGTGCCTATTTCTTAATGAAATCAAAGTTAGGAGTAGAAAAGTTATCAACTGTTCCCTATCGACCGATGGATTTAGTTTTGTCATCAGTATTGACTGATTCAGTCTGGAAAAAAATACTGAAAGATCCTAATGGAACAATCATTAAAAAAATTGAGTGGTGGTATTGGGGATCTATATTTGGTGGTGCTTATCAAAAAGCTTATTCATCAGTAGACAAGAGAATACTATCAGATATTCCAAGATTAATAGCATATATATCCGATCCGAAAATTAAGTGGTCAGATGTCTCAGACTTGAATGATGGAATTTCTTCTAATCAATATTTAACGGAATCATCTATACTTGGCTCTGAGGGAAAAAATCGTTTTGAAATGATATGCAATGTTGATGGCTATTCTACAAAAGAAGCTTTGATGTCCTCTCCAGGTAGTACCATGCAGACGGCAATTCTATCGTTTTCTATTAAAAATGGATTGTCAGATTTTAAGTTTAGAGATAAAAGTGGTAGTAATGAATCAGAACGTGGAGAACGTTTACATATAGGTAGAGGAGATTTGCAAATCGATCATCTATACGCCGTTAATTTATGGTACAGATTTACGGGTGAAAAGATAGACCGAAATACAGATCATCCAGTTAACTCTCCTCTAAATTATGCATGGATATCTTCAAAAGCTAACCGATATTGGTCGGATAATCCATCATTTCAAAAATTGGAGATAGAATCTGCTATCAAAGGTAGTCAAGATAGCATAGACTTTTTACATGAACATTTTTTATCAATTGAATCAGTGGAATGTGAGTATAGCAATATATCTATAGGCTCTGAAGACTATCAGAAGGAAAATGCTCCAAGAATATTAAAATCGTTGCTAGAAAAAAGATTTGAAAAATTAAGGCAAAGTATCTTAGCAGAAAATCCAGAAAAATAA
- a CDS encoding DGQHR domain-containing protein, translating to MPASKIPNLQPNEILVQRTNMGGSEAYIGSVTLQWLADRVKYASEMSLLSDRHQPQDKNISIDSDSIEVIQQRPLDWSRQAALVQYLAGRTTHKFPPVLVTIDRGWVDNIHADEWGRGGKATESAAIFMPLDGNNSFGLLDVGESVRIYALDGQHRLMGVQGLMELLRAGELPRYNKERHPVGNKITLAELGTSEAYLESLPQETIGIEFISAVVKGETQLEARRRIRSIFVHVNLMAIALSKGQLAQLDENDGFAIVARQIAVNHPLLKDIPGRNPRVNWDSATVATKTTVLTTLQALQDMAAKYLQYRFPLWKPKAQKGLVPLRPDTAELELGIESFNRLFDKLSQFTSYGRLKGEDTTKLRRFSFEIDGGEGHLLFRPVGQVAFAQGVGMAVFKKQMVETEVFRKLDRYDADGGFSNINLPQSLWYGILFDPNKKRILVSGRDLAAKLIVYLLGGVDNDFDRAELRRQVAEARTIGEYAMSFEGELVTPKEVGLPPLLT from the coding sequence ATGCCAGCTAGCAAGATTCCTAACCTTCAGCCTAATGAAATCCTCGTCCAACGCACTAACATGGGCGGTAGTGAGGCTTATATCGGCTCTGTGACGCTGCAATGGTTGGCCGATCGAGTAAAATATGCCTCGGAGATGAGTTTGCTATCCGATCGACATCAGCCTCAAGATAAGAACATCTCGATCGATAGCGATAGTATCGAAGTTATCCAACAGCGTCCGCTAGACTGGAGCCGACAGGCTGCTTTAGTACAATATTTAGCAGGGCGAACTACTCATAAATTCCCGCCCGTATTAGTGACGATCGACAGGGGTTGGGTTGATAATATTCATGCGGATGAGTGGGGGAGAGGCGGCAAAGCCACTGAGTCGGCAGCGATATTTATGCCACTAGATGGTAATAATAGTTTCGGGCTATTAGATGTGGGCGAATCTGTGCGGATTTATGCCCTTGATGGACAACATCGGTTGATGGGCGTACAGGGATTGATGGAGTTATTACGTGCTGGTGAATTGCCTCGATATAATAAAGAGCGGCATCCGGTAGGTAATAAAATTACGTTGGCTGAATTGGGGACATCGGAGGCATATTTAGAGAGTTTACCTCAGGAAACGATCGGGATTGAATTTATCTCGGCGGTGGTAAAAGGTGAGACACAATTAGAGGCGCGCCGCAGGATTCGATCGATCTTCGTCCATGTTAATCTAATGGCGATCGCGTTGAGTAAAGGACAATTAGCCCAGTTAGATGAAAATGATGGCTTTGCGATCGTGGCCAGACAAATTGCTGTCAATCATCCCTTATTAAAAGATATCCCAGGACGCAACCCTCGCGTGAATTGGGATAGTGCGACGGTGGCGACTAAAACTACCGTGCTGACAACTCTGCAAGCTCTGCAAGATATGGCGGCAAAATATCTGCAATATCGGTTCCCTCTGTGGAAGCCTAAAGCCCAGAAAGGTTTGGTGCCGTTGCGTCCAGATACCGCCGAATTAGAATTGGGAATTGAGTCTTTTAATCGGTTGTTCGACAAGCTATCCCAATTTACCAGCTACGGACGGTTAAAAGGCGAAGATACGACTAAATTGCGCCGATTTAGTTTTGAAATCGACGGCGGTGAGGGACATTTATTATTTCGCCCCGTCGGGCAAGTTGCCTTCGCGCAAGGGGTGGGAATGGCGGTTTTTAAAAAACAAATGGTTGAAACCGAGGTTTTCCGTAAACTCGATCGCTATGATGCCGATGGTGGGTTTAGTAATATTAATCTGCCGCAATCTCTATGGTATGGAATTTTATTCGACCCTAATAAGAAACGTATCCTGGTATCTGGGCGCGATTTGGCTGCTAAGTTGATTGTATATTTACTAGGCGGCGTGGATAATGATTTCGATCGCGCCGAACTCCGCCGTCAAGTTGCTGAAGCGAGAACTATCGGTGAATATGCAATGAGTTTTGAGGGTGAATTAGTCACGCCCAAGGAGGTTGGTTTGCCACCACTATTGACATGA
- a CDS encoding sterol desaturase family protein, whose amino-acid sequence MQQYLPSLALEIFSLCTWLVIIAIVFIPLERLCAQKKQPVLRKEFFIDLGYYFLNSLLPKLLLIIPMSLVAAAVHQLEPSGIYTWVAALPLRVRFVLAIIVGEFGAYWGHRWSHEIPWLWRFHAIHHSSEEIDWLVNTRAHPLDMFFGRFTGLVPIYLLGLAQPTADSADIVPLLYSFVGTIWSFWVHANMNWRFGFVERLLATPAFHHWHHTNDGAEYINKNYAAILPIIDILFGSFYLPKHRWPQKYGIEMPIEPSLTGQLLQPLKW is encoded by the coding sequence ATGCAACAGTATCTGCCATCATTAGCATTAGAAATCTTCAGCTTATGTACCTGGTTGGTAATTATCGCGATCGTCTTTATCCCGCTAGAACGGCTCTGTGCCCAGAAAAAACAGCCAGTTTTGCGGAAAGAATTTTTCATTGACTTGGGTTATTACTTCCTCAATAGTCTGCTGCCCAAACTGCTATTAATTATACCCATGTCGCTCGTTGCTGCGGCAGTGCATCAGCTCGAACCCAGCGGAATCTATACTTGGGTTGCAGCATTACCCTTGCGAGTGCGGTTCGTCCTAGCGATAATTGTCGGCGAATTTGGTGCTTATTGGGGTCATCGTTGGTCGCATGAGATTCCCTGGCTCTGGCGGTTTCATGCCATCCACCATAGTTCGGAAGAGATTGACTGGTTGGTAAATACTCGCGCCCATCCGTTGGATATGTTTTTTGGGCGGTTTACAGGCTTAGTCCCGATCTATCTCCTGGGTTTGGCACAGCCAACGGCAGACTCTGCGGACATCGTACCGCTATTATATTCGTTCGTTGGTACCATCTGGAGTTTTTGGGTTCACGCGAATATGAATTGGCGGTTTGGTTTTGTCGAACGGTTGTTGGCTACGCCTGCTTTTCACCATTGGCATCATACGAATGATGGTGCGGAGTATATTAACAAAAACTATGCCGCAATTTTGCCGATTATCGACATCCTCTTCGGTTCATTTTATCTCCCCAAACATCGCTGGCCGCAAAAATATGGGATTGAAATGCCGATCGAGCCAAGCTTGACCGGGCAACTTTTACAACCATTAAAATGGTAG
- a CDS encoding PEP-CTERM sorting domain-containing protein (PEP-CTERM proteins occur, often in large numbers, in the proteomes of bacteria that also encode an exosortase, a predicted intramembrane cysteine proteinase. The presence of a PEP-CTERM domain at a protein's C-terminus predicts cleavage within the sorting domain, followed by covalent anchoring to some some component of the (usually Gram-negative) cell surface. Many PEP-CTERM proteins exhibit an unusual sequence composition that includes large numbers of potential glycosylation sites. Expression of one such protein has been shown restore the ability of a bacterium to form floc, a type of biofilm.) yields the protein MLDNCDRALTCHEWVNGNFTPGTAGQTRSSFFNVASTGWSTTNNGKLNFVVPIGTEYTDNLNVVGGRPDNKLQLYGTAPILSPDGIATWYVAADGDPGFGAPIYQQLSGLTPGKQYDVTFYQAAGQQRTFTGPTTERWRVGLDTSILTYGTIGTQLAKTQLSKINIFPDTATRVTDWEKQTLTFTANSASDILTFLAVGTPSGKPPFSLLSSVSVTPTNVPEPLTIIGTIVGGTAALRLRKKLAKSTKNA from the coding sequence GTGCTTGACAATTGCGATCGCGCCTTAACTTGTCACGAATGGGTTAACGGCAACTTTACACCTGGAACCGCAGGGCAGACCCGCTCATCATTTTTCAACGTAGCAAGCACTGGCTGGAGTACTACTAATAACGGTAAATTGAATTTTGTAGTGCCAATTGGCACAGAATATACAGATAATCTTAATGTAGTAGGCGGTCGTCCCGACAATAAACTACAACTTTATGGTACTGCGCCCATTCTCAGTCCTGATGGGATTGCAACTTGGTATGTAGCGGCAGATGGCGATCCCGGTTTCGGTGCGCCGATTTATCAACAATTGAGTGGTCTAACACCGGGCAAACAATATGATGTAACATTTTATCAGGCTGCCGGACAGCAAAGAACATTTACTGGCCCAACAACCGAAAGATGGCGGGTAGGTCTCGATACGAGCATTTTGACTTACGGAACTATTGGCACGCAACTCGCAAAAACTCAGCTATCAAAGATCAATATCTTTCCAGATACAGCTACGCGGGTAACTGATTGGGAAAAGCAGACATTAACATTTACAGCTAATAGTGCTAGCGATATCTTGACATTCTTGGCTGTTGGTACTCCCAGTGGAAAGCCCCCCTTCTCGCTGTTATCTAGTGTCTCAGTTACGCCTACTAACGTTCCCGAACCTTTGACGATTATCGGTACGATTGTCGGCGGTACGGCAGCTCTTCGGTTGCGAAAGAAACTAGCTAAATCTACCAAAAACGCCTAA
- a CDS encoding MEKHLA domain-containing protein: protein MLAIPSNDNNYHREHVLLLLQNLKRWTGFDLIAEYGFSLDTLGAQVFNAQFYLLSHNNAADPILTYGNQQVLSQWEVSWAELITMHSRETAKPIDRAERAAMMERVKADNYINGYSGVRISKTGKEFTISDGIVWNVFTENGDFCGQAAWFKEVETRTIDMSLS, encoded by the coding sequence ATGCTTGCAATTCCTAGTAACGATAACAACTATCATCGCGAGCATGTATTACTTCTGCTCCAAAATTTAAAGAGATGGACTGGTTTCGATCTCATTGCAGAGTATGGCTTTTCATTAGATACATTAGGGGCACAAGTATTTAATGCCCAATTCTATCTATTAAGTCATAATAATGCCGCCGATCCAATTTTGACTTATGGAAATCAGCAAGTGTTATCACAATGGGAAGTTTCTTGGGCAGAACTGATAACAATGCACTCTAGAGAAACTGCCAAACCAATCGATCGGGCGGAACGTGCGGCAATGATGGAGCGAGTCAAAGCTGATAATTATATCAATGGATATAGTGGCGTTCGCATCAGCAAGACCGGGAAAGAATTTACCATATCAGACGGAATTGTCTGGAATGTTTTTACAGAAAATGGCGATTTCTGCGGACAGGCTGCTTGGTTTAAAGAAGTAGAAACTCGCACGATCGACATGAGTTTGAGCTAA
- a CDS encoding bifunctional 4-hydroxy-2-oxoglutarate aldolase/2-dehydro-3-deoxy-phosphogluconate aldolase yields the protein MELRSRFAHPPSLPAPRYSPLKMMHRYGDNWLKLVKRERVIAVIRSTDLSIGREMARAVAAGGIKLIEITANSDRPWALIELLRAELPDCSIGTGTILSLADVRNAIACGAEYIFTPHFDLSLVRAAINAQIPIVPGALTPTEIITAWQAGATAVKVFPIQAVGGVKYLQVLQGPIGQIPLIPTGGVTESNAPEFLAAGAVAVGLSGCLFPPAEVLQKDWQSIRDRASNLFMRIKVV from the coding sequence ATGGAACTGCGTTCCCGTTTTGCCCATCCACCCTCGCTCCCCGCTCCCCGCTATTCCCCATTGAAGATGATGCACAGGTATGGAGACAATTGGTTAAAGCTTGTCAAACGAGAGCGCGTAATTGCGGTAATTCGATCGACAGATCTAAGCATCGGGCGCGAGATGGCGCGGGCGGTGGCGGCTGGGGGAATTAAATTAATTGAAATTACGGCGAATAGCGATCGACCGTGGGCGTTAATCGAGTTGCTGCGGGCGGAATTACCGGATTGTTCGATCGGGACGGGGACGATTTTGAGTCTGGCTGATGTCCGCAATGCGATCGCCTGTGGGGCGGAATATATCTTTACACCACACTTCGATCTGAGTTTAGTTCGTGCTGCCATTAATGCCCAAATCCCAATCGTGCCTGGAGCCTTGACGCCGACGGAGATTATCACAGCATGGCAAGCTGGTGCGACTGCGGTGAAAGTCTTCCCCATTCAAGCGGTGGGTGGGGTGAAATATTTACAAGTATTACAGGGGCCGATCGGTCAAATTCCATTGATTCCCACTGGCGGCGTGACTGAAAGCAATGCCCCTGAATTTTTAGCTGCTGGTGCAGTGGCGGTGGGATTATCCGGCTGTTTATTTCCCCCTGCTGAAGTTTTGCAAAAAGATTGGCAGAGCATCCGCGATCGCGCCAGCAATTTATTTATGAGAATAAAAGTCGTTTAA
- the panB gene encoding 3-methyl-2-oxobutanoate hydroxymethyltransferase gives MPTVRQLLQYKPNGKQIVALTAWDFAIAQILDEAGVDLILVGDSLAMVTLGYENTLPLTLDEIIHHAKAVKRGVKHALIVVDLPFLSYQTSTEVAIGSAGKILKETGAQAVKLEGGHPAMVATVARLVEIGIPVMGHIGLTPQSVHQLGYRQQGQSETDRERLIASAVALEAAGAFAIVLEHIPADLAKSISQKLSIPTIGIGAGADCDGQVLVTADLLGLTQRQPPFAKAYVNLRATIAQAVQDYSAEVKEGRG, from the coding sequence ATGCCGACAGTTCGCCAGTTGTTGCAATATAAACCGAATGGAAAACAAATCGTCGCGTTGACGGCGTGGGATTTTGCGATCGCGCAAATTTTGGATGAAGCTGGAGTAGATTTGATTCTCGTGGGCGACTCGCTGGCGATGGTGACGCTGGGATATGAAAATACCCTGCCGCTGACGCTCGATGAAATTATCCACCATGCCAAAGCAGTTAAGCGCGGTGTCAAACATGCGCTAATTGTGGTCGATTTGCCGTTTCTGAGCTATCAAACTAGTACTGAGGTCGCGATCGGGTCGGCAGGTAAAATCCTCAAGGAGACAGGCGCACAGGCGGTGAAGCTCGAAGGCGGACATCCGGCAATGGTAGCAACGGTAGCGCGACTGGTAGAAATCGGGATTCCGGTAATGGGACATATCGGCTTGACGCCGCAATCAGTGCATCAATTGGGATATCGCCAACAGGGACAATCCGAAACCGATCGCGAGCGGCTGATCGCCTCAGCAGTAGCCTTAGAAGCAGCAGGGGCATTTGCGATCGTGCTAGAACATATTCCTGCCGATTTAGCCAAATCGATCTCCCAAAAACTCTCGATTCCGACAATCGGCATTGGCGCAGGCGCAGACTGTGACGGACAAGTCCTAGTGACGGCAGATCTCTTAGGTTTAACACAGCGTCAACCACCTTTCGCGAAGGCTTATGTCAATTTACGTGCAACGATCGCCCAAGCGGTGCAGGATTACAGTGCTGAGGTGAAAGAGGGCAGGGGATAG
- the chlG gene encoding chlorophyll synthase ChlG: MSDLPVEPVEAKSAKTRQMLGMKGASTEAASIWKIRLQLMKPITWIPLMWGVVCGAASSGEYTWSIENVLKAALCMLMSGPLLTGYTQVVNEWYDREIDAVNEPYRPIPSGAIAGSQVVVQIFALLIGGIGVAYILDRAANHDFPIMTCLAIGGAFVAYIYSAPPLKLKQNGWLGTYALGASYIALPWWAGHALFGTLNWTIVVMTLFYSLAGLGIAIVNDFKSVEGDKQFGLKSLPVMFGVDKAAWICVLMIDIFQAGIGVYLITIHQNLYAAILFLLIIPQITFQDMYFLRNPLENDVKYQASAQPFLVIGMLVAGLAFGRV; encoded by the coding sequence ATGAGCGATTTACCAGTCGAGCCAGTTGAAGCCAAGAGTGCGAAAACGCGACAGATGTTGGGGATGAAGGGTGCTTCGACGGAGGCGGCTTCGATTTGGAAAATTCGGTTGCAGTTGATGAAGCCGATTACCTGGATTCCTTTGATGTGGGGGGTTGTGTGTGGTGCGGCGTCGTCTGGCGAGTATACTTGGTCGATCGAGAATGTGCTTAAAGCGGCATTGTGTATGCTGATGTCGGGGCCATTATTGACTGGTTATACTCAAGTCGTAAATGAGTGGTACGATCGCGAGATCGATGCAGTGAACGAACCTTATCGTCCGATTCCTTCAGGGGCAATTGCTGGTTCTCAGGTAGTTGTCCAAATTTTTGCGTTATTAATTGGCGGTATTGGCGTTGCATATATTCTCGATCGAGCCGCAAATCATGATTTTCCAATTATGACTTGTTTGGCGATCGGTGGTGCATTTGTTGCTTATATTTATTCAGCTCCACCATTAAAATTAAAACAAAATGGTTGGTTGGGTACTTACGCGCTAGGGGCGAGTTATATTGCCTTGCCTTGGTGGGCTGGTCATGCCTTATTTGGAACGCTAAATTGGACGATCGTGGTGATGACACTATTCTACAGCTTGGCTGGATTGGGGATCGCGATCGTTAATGATTTCAAAAGTGTTGAAGGCGATAAGCAATTTGGATTAAAGTCGCTTCCAGTCATGTTTGGTGTCGATAAAGCTGCTTGGATTTGCGTATTAATGATTGATATTTTCCAAGCGGGAATTGGTGTATATCTGATTACGATTCACCAAAATCTCTATGCGGCAATTTTATTCTTACTAATCATCCCGCAGATTACTTTCCAAGACATGTATTTTCTGCGTAACCCGCTCGAAAATGATGTCAAATATCAAGCGAGTGCGCAACCTTTTCTAGTAATTGGAATGCTGGTTGCTGGGCTGGCTTTCGGTCGTGTTTAA
- a CDS encoding thiol-disulfide oxidoreductase DCC family protein, which yields MSYYAIYDGNCNLCVTFVRQLEQLDRGKIFQYIPMQDTLTLSELGVTAQDCEQGMMLINAAEPSQRWQGSAAAEEIGKLLPGVDLAVDLYRWVPGLKWLGDRGYLQIRDNRYAWFGKRDRTYLSPYQFKSCQDEQCSV from the coding sequence ATGTCTTACTATGCGATCTATGACGGCAACTGCAACCTGTGCGTCACCTTCGTGCGGCAACTAGAACAACTAGATCGTGGCAAGATCTTTCAATATATCCCGATGCAAGACACTCTTACCCTCAGCGAACTAGGCGTAACAGCTCAAGATTGCGAACAGGGGATGATGCTCATAAATGCAGCCGAGCCGAGCCAACGCTGGCAAGGTAGCGCAGCCGCCGAAGAAATTGGCAAACTATTACCAGGAGTCGATTTGGCTGTCGATCTCTATCGATGGGTACCCGGTTTAAAATGGTTGGGCGATCGCGGTTATCTTCAGATTCGCGACAATCGTTATGCTTGGTTTGGCAAACGCGATCGTACCTACTTATCACCCTATCAGTTTAAGAGTTGCCAGGACGAGCAGTGCTCGGTATAG
- the thyA gene encoding thymidylate synthase, with protein sequence MNIVDKTYLEILDRILTEGTRETNRTGTDTVSLFGLSYRLPVTTEAFPILTHKKIQWRSLVTEMIWYLSGEPHIRNLQQHTKIWDAWSDADGNLETAYGRFWRYYPVPNYTAPIRRGDSNYLCDGEVLVNLDESKYRHNLIVDEKESIVIPCFDQLRWAIDELKRNPRSRRLHITAWYPPNATVSRLPPCHHSFTLNYQGGKLNLHLQQRSSDHCVGNPFNLTCYSLLLLLICREVNLNPGDFYHSITDAHIYVDHIEPYRNASREAYVLPQLDLSQLGDRSMFDLTYDDIDRLQLVNYQHGAFIKLPVAV encoded by the coding sequence ATGAACATAGTAGATAAAACCTATTTAGAGATCCTCGATCGAATCCTCACCGAAGGAACGCGAGAAACCAATCGCACAGGAACTGATACCGTCTCGTTATTCGGATTGAGCTATCGCCTACCTGTAACTACTGAAGCTTTTCCAATTTTGACGCATAAAAAGATTCAATGGCGCAGCCTGGTGACGGAAATGATTTGGTATCTATCCGGCGAGCCGCATATTCGCAATCTCCAACAACATACTAAAATCTGGGATGCTTGGAGCGATGCAGATGGCAATTTAGAAACTGCTTACGGTCGGTTTTGGCGGTATTATCCAGTTCCCAATTATACAGCTCCAATTCGGCGTGGAGATAGCAACTATTTGTGCGATGGTGAGGTATTGGTTAATTTAGATGAGAGTAAATATCGACACAATTTAATCGTAGATGAGAAAGAATCGATCGTTATTCCTTGTTTCGACCAATTACGATGGGCGATCGATGAATTAAAACGCAATCCTCGATCGAGGAGACTACACATTACGGCATGGTATCCACCGAATGCAACTGTAAGTAGACTTCCTCCATGTCATCATAGTTTTACGTTAAATTATCAAGGTGGTAAATTAAATTTACATCTCCAACAAAGATCGTCGGATCATTGCGTGGGCAATCCGTTTAACTTGACTTGCTACTCACTCCTATTATTACTAATCTGTCGCGAGGTAAATCTCAATCCGGGCGATTTCTATCACTCGATTACCGATGCACATATATATGTCGATCATATCGAGCCTTACCGTAATGCTAGTCGGGAAGCTTATGTATTACCGCAATTAGATTTGAGTCAATTAGGCGATCGATCGATGTTCGATCTGACTTATGATGATATCGATCGCCTTCAATTAGTCAACTATCAACACGGCGCATTCATCAAATTACCAGTGGCAGTCTAA